A genomic segment from Cricetulus griseus strain 17A/GY chromosome 8, alternate assembly CriGri-PICRH-1.0, whole genome shotgun sequence encodes:
- the LOC100772563 gene encoding peptidyl-prolyl cis-trans isomerase A-like — protein MVNPTMFFDITADGEPLGRVSFELFADKVPKTAENFRALTTGEKGFGYKGSSFHRIIPGFMRQGGDFTRHNGTGGRSIYREKFEDENFILKHTGPGILSMANAGPNTNGSQFFICTAKTEWLDGKHVVFGKLKEGMNIVEARERLGSRNGKTSKKITISDYGQL, from the coding sequence ATGGTCAACCCCACCATGTTCTTCGACATCACGGCCGATGGCGAGCCCTTGGGCCGCGTCTCCTTCGAACTATTTGCCGACAAAGTTCCAAAGACAGCAGAAAACTTTCGAGCTCTGACcactggagagaaaggatttgGATATAAGGGTTCCTCCTTTCACAGAATTATCCCAGGATTCATGCGGCAGGGTGGTGACTTCACACGCCATAATGGCACTGGCGGCAGGTCCATCTACCGAGAGAAATTTGAGGATGAGAACTTCATCCTGAAGCATACAGGTCCTGGCATCTTGTCCATGGCAAATGCTGGACCAAACACAAATGGTTCCCAGTTTTTTATCTGCACAGCCAAGACTGAGTGGCTGGATGGCAAACATGTGGTCTTTGGGAAGTTGAAAGAAGGCATGAACATTGTGGAAGCCAGGGAGCGTTTGGGGTCCAGGAATGGCAAGACCAGCAAGAAGATCACCATTTCCGACTATGGGCAACTCTAA